From Thermoflavifilum aggregans, a single genomic window includes:
- a CDS encoding phytoene desaturase family protein — MAKRISIIGSGFAGLAASCFLAREGFEVEVFEALDGPGGRAGFWEADGFRFDMGPSWYWMPDIFERFFQQFQHQPSDFYQLIRLDPSYRIFWEDGFTDIPADYEALAALFESWEPGSSRALQQYLKEAAWKYEVGMKKFAYKPGLSWMEFVDRDVWQALGKLDLLHSIHHHVARHFSHPRIRQIMEFPVLFLGALPQHTPALYSLMNYADIMLGTWYPMGGIYRVVEALYALAQTCGVKFHFRTPVQHIRVKGKKAVGLVTANGEANADAVLATADYHHVEQQLLPAEVRQYRETYWQTRQLSPSCLLYYLGINRRVSGLLHHNLFFDADFDRHAADIYTHPAWPMRPLFYVCAPSITDPGVAPPENENLFILIPVAAGLKGDDEPRREAYLQQVLNRISYFTGTDLSSHISYCKTFGPTDFVNRYHAYKGNAYGLANTLRQTAVLKPRMRSRQVKNLFFAGQLTAPGPGMPPALISGELAATLATNYLHKLL, encoded by the coding sequence ATGGCTAAGCGCATCAGCATCATAGGAAGCGGTTTTGCTGGTCTTGCTGCTTCATGCTTTCTGGCGCGTGAAGGGTTTGAAGTGGAGGTTTTTGAAGCACTCGACGGACCCGGCGGCCGGGCTGGCTTCTGGGAAGCCGATGGTTTCCGTTTCGACATGGGCCCCAGCTGGTACTGGATGCCTGATATTTTTGAACGTTTTTTCCAACAGTTTCAACATCAGCCATCGGATTTCTATCAGCTGATTCGTTTGGATCCCTCTTATCGGATTTTTTGGGAAGATGGCTTCACCGATATTCCAGCCGATTATGAAGCGCTTGCCGCCCTGTTTGAAAGCTGGGAACCTGGCAGCAGCAGGGCTTTGCAGCAATATCTGAAAGAAGCGGCCTGGAAATATGAAGTGGGTATGAAAAAGTTTGCCTACAAGCCTGGACTATCTTGGATGGAATTCGTGGATCGGGATGTATGGCAGGCGTTGGGCAAACTGGATTTGTTGCATTCTATCCATCATCATGTTGCCCGTCATTTCAGCCATCCGCGCATCCGGCAAATCATGGAATTCCCTGTGCTGTTTCTCGGTGCCTTGCCCCAGCATACGCCCGCGTTGTACAGCCTGATGAATTATGCAGACATCATGCTGGGCACCTGGTATCCCATGGGGGGCATCTATCGTGTGGTAGAAGCATTGTATGCATTAGCCCAGACATGCGGAGTAAAGTTTCATTTTCGTACACCTGTGCAACACATTCGCGTGAAAGGGAAAAAAGCCGTGGGATTGGTTACAGCCAACGGTGAAGCAAATGCCGATGCCGTGCTCGCTACGGCTGATTATCATCATGTGGAGCAGCAATTATTGCCTGCTGAGGTCCGCCAGTATCGTGAAACTTACTGGCAAACCCGCCAGCTTTCTCCCTCCTGTTTGCTGTATTATCTGGGCATCAACCGCAGGGTCAGTGGTCTGCTGCATCACAATCTTTTCTTTGATGCTGATTTTGACCGGCATGCGGCTGATATTTATACGCATCCGGCCTGGCCTATGCGCCCGTTGTTTTACGTATGCGCTCCTTCCATCACAGATCCCGGTGTGGCACCGCCAGAAAATGAAAACCTGTTTATCCTGATTCCCGTTGCAGCCGGATTGAAAGGTGATGACGAGCCACGCAGGGAGGCTTATCTGCAACAGGTACTCAACAGGATCAGCTATTTTACAGGCACGGATTTGTCGAGCCATATCAGCTATTGCAAAACTTTTGGCCCTACAGACTTCGTAAATAGATATCATGCCTACAAAGGCAATGCCTACGGATTGGCCAATACGCTCCGGCAAACGGCTGTACTGAAACCGCGTATGCGTAGCAGGCAGGTTAAAAATCTGTTTTTTGCCGGACAACTTACGGCGCCCGGACCCGGCATGCCTCCGGCTTTGATTTCAGGTGAGCTTGCGGCTACACTTGCAACAAACTACCTGCATAAATTGTTATGA
- a CDS encoding RNA polymerase sigma factor — MSASEFQEILTAESDFLKPLAIHLTRDHTLAEDLYQETLYRALANHDKYHAGSNLKAWLYTIMKNIFINDYRRKRKHWTIFDTATAALAADHPSRFGRNAGESNLRYAEIRKQVETLPEIFRKPFLLYFQGFKYEEIARMLQEPLGTIKSRIHFARKMLKARISHTEQIWLSASAS; from the coding sequence ATGTCTGCTTCTGAATTTCAGGAAATCCTGACCGCCGAGTCAGATTTCCTCAAGCCGCTGGCCATTCACCTGACACGTGATCATACGCTGGCCGAAGATCTGTATCAGGAAACGCTTTACCGGGCGCTGGCCAACCACGACAAATACCACGCAGGAAGTAATCTCAAAGCCTGGTTGTATACCATCATGAAAAACATTTTCATCAACGACTATCGCCGCAAACGCAAGCACTGGACAATATTCGACACCGCCACTGCAGCTCTTGCCGCCGATCATCCGTCGCGCTTCGGACGAAACGCCGGTGAATCAAATCTGCGCTATGCTGAAATCCGCAAACAGGTGGAAACATTGCCGGAAATATTCCGTAAACCATTTTTGCTTTATTTTCAGGGTTTTAAATACGAAGAAATAGCCCGGATGCTTCAGGAGCCGCTAGGTACCATCAAAAGCCGAATTCATTTTGCCCGAAAAATGCTCAAAGCAAGGATTTCGCACACCGAACAAATATGGCTAAGCGCATCAGCATCATAG
- a CDS encoding MerR family transcriptional regulator has product MKQLLSLKSMYISLMEVDEQRFSIRDLENLSGVKAHTIRIWEQRYGFLKPRRSDTNIRYYTNEELKKILNAALLTRYGFKISQISKMNDEQLQEKILELHQHEALQDRLVNELITRMIDMDVSGMEEILDHFILSKGIQKAVNTIIFPFLERIGILWTTDRIHPVHEHLVSCLIRQKIIAGIESLVNRPITQQTALLFLPEDEYHELGLLYLYYLLKQRGIQVYYLGGSVPLNNVEYVVKQKNILILFTHLTSLPPGFNLSFYIHQLSIHLKKSDIYISGPVIQQLSGKTYPNIHLIHSQEELQAEIEKIFLRESSFSQRIV; this is encoded by the coding sequence ATGAAGCAACTGTTATCCTTGAAATCAATGTATATTTCGCTCATGGAAGTAGATGAACAACGGTTTTCGATCCGGGATCTGGAAAATCTTTCCGGCGTAAAAGCCCATACCATCCGCATTTGGGAACAACGCTATGGTTTTCTCAAACCCCGGCGATCTGATACCAATATCCGCTATTATACCAACGAGGAGCTGAAAAAAATCCTCAATGCCGCCCTGCTCACACGCTATGGATTCAAGATTTCGCAGATCAGTAAAATGAACGACGAACAGCTGCAGGAAAAAATACTGGAGCTGCATCAGCATGAAGCCCTGCAGGATCGGCTGGTGAATGAACTCATCACCCGCATGATCGATATGGATGTAAGCGGCATGGAAGAAATTCTGGATCATTTTATCCTAAGCAAGGGTATTCAGAAAGCGGTAAATACTATTATTTTCCCTTTTCTGGAACGCATCGGCATTTTGTGGACCACAGACCGCATCCATCCGGTGCATGAACATTTGGTGAGTTGCCTGATTCGCCAGAAAATTATTGCAGGTATCGAAAGCCTCGTCAACCGGCCCATCACCCAGCAAACAGCCCTTTTATTTTTACCCGAAGATGAATACCACGAGCTGGGATTGCTTTACCTGTATTATCTGCTCAAACAGCGGGGTATTCAGGTGTACTATCTGGGAGGTAGTGTTCCGTTGAACAATGTTGAGTATGTTGTTAAACAAAAAAATATTCTCATTCTCTTCACCCATCTTACTTCCCTGCCACCTGGCTTTAACCTATCTTTTTATATTCATCAGCTGAGTATCCATTTGAAAAAATCCGACATTTATATCTCCGGCCCTGTAATACAGCAGCTTTCCGGCAAAACCTATCCCAACATCCACCTGATTCATTCCCAGGAAGAACTACAGGCCGAGATCGAAAAAATTTTTCTCCGGGAAAGTAGTTTTTCTCAGAGAATTGTTTAA
- the gmd gene encoding GDP-mannose 4,6-dehydratase — MKTALITGVTGQDGAYLAEFLLSKGYRVHGIKRRSSLINTERIDHLYQDPHEPDPRFILHYGDMTDATNLIRIIQETQPDEIYNLAAQSHVKVSFETPEYTANADGLGTLRLLEAIRLLGLTHKTRFYQASTSELYGLVQEVPQKETTPFYPRSPYAVAKLYAYWITVNYREAYGMFAVNGILFNHESPIRGETFVTRKITRGVAQIVLGQADRIYLGNLDARRDWGHARDYVEAMWLMLQQEKPEDYVIATGKTTSVREFTRMAFAQAGVEIQFEGTGLEEKGVVVACHNPRYQLPAGKVVVSVDPNYFRPTEVDLLIGDASKARKQLGWQPRYQLEDMIREMVESDIRYFSTLHPSLIQQKSHASYR, encoded by the coding sequence ATGAAAACAGCTTTGATTACAGGCGTTACCGGTCAGGACGGTGCGTATCTGGCGGAATTTCTGCTCAGCAAGGGATATCGGGTGCACGGTATCAAAAGACGCAGCTCGCTGATCAATACCGAACGTATTGATCATTTGTACCAGGATCCGCATGAACCAGATCCCCGGTTTATCCTGCACTATGGCGACATGACCGATGCCACCAATCTGATTCGCATTATTCAGGAAACCCAGCCCGATGAAATATACAACCTGGCGGCTCAGAGCCATGTGAAGGTGAGCTTTGAAACGCCTGAATACACAGCCAATGCTGATGGGTTGGGCACCCTGCGTTTGCTGGAAGCCATCCGGCTGCTGGGGCTGACGCATAAAACCCGTTTTTACCAAGCATCCACCTCTGAATTGTATGGATTGGTACAGGAAGTGCCGCAGAAGGAAACCACGCCTTTTTACCCGCGTTCACCCTATGCCGTTGCCAAGTTGTATGCCTACTGGATTACGGTTAACTACCGGGAAGCCTATGGCATGTTTGCTGTGAATGGTATCTTGTTTAACCATGAAAGTCCGATCCGGGGTGAAACCTTCGTTACCCGCAAAATCACCCGGGGAGTAGCCCAGATTGTGCTTGGGCAGGCCGATCGGATTTATCTGGGTAATCTGGATGCCCGGCGCGACTGGGGCCATGCCAGGGATTATGTGGAAGCCATGTGGCTGATGCTGCAACAGGAAAAGCCGGAGGATTACGTCATCGCTACCGGCAAAACTACTTCAGTCAGGGAGTTTACCCGGATGGCTTTTGCACAGGCAGGCGTTGAAATTCAGTTTGAAGGAACCGGTCTTGAGGAAAAAGGTGTGGTTGTTGCCTGCCACAATCCCCGCTATCAGCTTCCTGCAGGCAAGGTAGTGGTGAGCGTGGATCCCAATTATTTCCGCCCGACGGAAGTTGACCTGCTCATTGGGGATGCTTCCAAAGCGCGGAAACAACTGGGGTGGCAACCCCGCTATCAGCTTGAAGATATGATCCGGGAAATGGTGGAAAGTGATATCCGCTATTTTTCAACCTTGCATCCATCATTGATTCAACAGAAATCCCATGCATCATACAGATAA
- the fcl gene encoding GDP-L-fucose synthase: MHHTDKIYVAGHRGMVGSAILRRLQQLGYTRFVLRTSQELDLRNQAEVFAFFEKEKPDYVFLAAARVGGILANNTYRAEFIYDNLQIEANVIHAAYLSGVKKLMFLGSSCIYPRLAPQPIKEEYLLTGPLEPTNEPYAIAKIAGIKLCEAYRAQYGCHFISVMPTNLYGINDNFDLETSHVLPALLRKFHEAKEHHLPEVVVWGTGKPRREFLYVDDLADACVFLMNHQEEPDLINIGTGEDISIAELAELIRKIVGYKGRIVYDTSKPDGTPRKLLDVSRLHAMGWHHQTSLEEGIRKVYEAVFLKQTSGMIQRNRAV; this comes from the coding sequence ATGCATCATACAGATAAAATCTATGTAGCCGGTCATCGGGGCATGGTGGGTAGTGCTATTTTACGACGCCTGCAGCAACTGGGCTACACCCGCTTTGTGCTCCGGACTTCCCAGGAACTGGATTTACGCAATCAGGCAGAGGTATTTGCATTTTTTGAAAAAGAAAAACCCGACTACGTGTTCCTGGCCGCCGCCCGGGTGGGTGGTATTCTGGCCAACAACACCTATCGGGCTGAATTTATTTACGATAACCTGCAGATCGAAGCCAATGTAATCCATGCAGCTTATCTGAGTGGCGTAAAAAAGCTGATGTTTCTGGGTTCATCCTGCATTTATCCCCGGCTGGCACCACAACCCATCAAAGAAGAATATCTGCTTACAGGCCCGCTGGAACCCACCAACGAACCTTATGCCATAGCCAAAATTGCCGGCATCAAACTTTGTGAGGCCTACAGGGCACAGTATGGTTGTCATTTTATTTCCGTCATGCCCACCAATCTGTATGGCATCAACGATAATTTTGACCTGGAAACTTCCCATGTGTTACCCGCCTTGTTGCGGAAGTTTCACGAGGCCAAGGAGCATCACCTGCCCGAGGTTGTGGTGTGGGGCACCGGAAAACCCAGAAGGGAATTTTTGTATGTGGATGACCTCGCTGATGCCTGTGTGTTTCTGATGAATCATCAGGAAGAGCCGGATCTGATCAATATTGGCACGGGCGAGGATATCAGCATTGCTGAACTGGCCGAACTAATCCGGAAGATTGTAGGTTACAAAGGCAGAATCGTGTATGATACCAGCAAGCCCGATGGTACACCGCGAAAATTGCTGGATGTAAGCCGCCTGCATGCTATGGGATGGCATCATCAGACCTCGCTGGAAGAGGGCATCCGCAAGGTATATGAAGCCGTTTTTCTGAAGCAGACCAGCGGGATGATTCAAAGAAACCGGGCTGTGTAG
- the uvrA gene encoding excinuclease ABC subunit UvrA encodes MAHKQAPHSATLDHPHALSDGQWDIRHAIVVKGARVHNLKNITVAFPRNRFIVVTGVSGSGKSSLTIDTLYAEGQRRYAESLSAYARQFLMRMDKPDVDMIKGICPAIAIEQKVIARTPRSTVGSLTELYDYLRLLFARIGKTYSPVSGKEVKRYQVSDVVDFILRLSNGDRVVIAVPLRIRKGYTQSQELHILLQKGFSRLYVVDGDQREIFRIEDLLDQKLPKGNVFVLIDRLVVDESLHEEDARHRLADSIQTAFYEADGECWVEVNRQQWHTFSNRFEMDGIRFEEPVPQLFSYNSPFGACPVCEGFGQVLGIDPDLVIPDKQLSVYEGAIACWRGEKMKEWNEALIRNAHKFNFPIHKPIAELTPEQYELLWKGNKYFAGIEDFFKMVEENLYKIQYRVLLSRYRGRTTCPACHGTRLRQEALYVKIQGRHIAELMAMPVEELAAWFDQLTLTPSEQQIAARLLHEIRYRLSTLLKVGLGYLTLDRPANTLSGGESQRIQLTRSLGSNLTDSLYILDEPSIGLHPRDTHQLIEVLKELRDLHNTVIVVEHDEQMMREADYIIDMGPLASHQGGEVVFAGTYDEILSDPKSLTGAYLSGRMRIPGGGPGRPRRWTRSIRLEGCREHNLKQIDVEFPLNVLCVVSGVSGSGKSTLVTQILYPALKKLKGDPVGKPGWHKALKGDLQAITQVELVDQQPIGKSSRSNPVTYIKAYDSIRNLFAAQPLSRIRGYQARHFSFNVDGGRCDRCKGEGEITIEMQFLADVHLTCEVCHGRRFKEEILEVHYRGKNIHDVLNMSVDEALEFFADEPEIVRQLKPLQQVGLGYIKLGQPASTLSGGEAQRVKLASFLGHSHAQEHILFIFDEPTTGLHFHDIAFLLQSFDALIEQGHSIIVIEHNLDVIRRADWVIELGPEGGQRGGELIFAGTPEELKQAARSYTARFL; translated from the coding sequence ATGGCTCACAAACAGGCACCACATTCAGCAACCCTCGATCATCCACACGCTTTGTCCGACGGGCAATGGGATATCCGGCATGCGATAGTGGTGAAAGGCGCGCGAGTACATAATTTAAAAAACATTACCGTAGCCTTTCCCAGAAACCGTTTCATTGTAGTTACGGGCGTATCAGGATCGGGGAAATCGTCATTGACCATCGACACCTTGTATGCCGAGGGACAGCGCCGCTATGCCGAAAGCCTGAGCGCCTACGCCCGTCAGTTCCTGATGCGCATGGATAAGCCCGATGTGGATATGATTAAGGGCATATGCCCGGCTATTGCCATTGAACAAAAGGTAATTGCCCGTACTCCACGTTCTACCGTCGGTTCGCTTACGGAGCTGTACGATTATCTGCGCTTGCTGTTTGCACGAATTGGAAAAACCTATTCTCCGGTTTCGGGAAAAGAGGTCAAGCGTTATCAGGTAAGTGATGTGGTAGATTTCATCCTCCGTCTGTCCAATGGTGATCGGGTGGTGATTGCCGTTCCGCTTCGTATCCGCAAGGGTTATACCCAGTCACAGGAACTGCATATCCTGCTGCAAAAAGGGTTTTCCCGCCTGTATGTGGTTGATGGCGATCAGCGTGAAATTTTCCGCATAGAAGATCTGTTGGATCAGAAATTGCCCAAAGGGAATGTGTTCGTATTGATTGATCGGCTGGTGGTTGATGAATCCCTGCACGAAGAAGATGCCCGCCATCGCCTGGCAGATAGCATTCAAACTGCTTTTTATGAAGCCGACGGTGAGTGCTGGGTGGAAGTGAATCGGCAGCAGTGGCATACTTTCTCTAACCGGTTTGAAATGGATGGGATTCGCTTCGAGGAACCTGTACCCCAGTTGTTTTCGTATAACAGCCCGTTTGGTGCCTGTCCGGTTTGTGAAGGCTTTGGCCAGGTACTGGGGATTGATCCCGATCTGGTGATTCCAGACAAACAACTGAGTGTTTATGAAGGTGCTATAGCCTGCTGGCGCGGAGAAAAGATGAAGGAATGGAATGAAGCGCTGATCCGCAACGCACACAAGTTCAATTTTCCCATCCACAAACCCATTGCTGAACTTACCCCTGAACAATACGAACTGCTCTGGAAAGGGAATAAATATTTTGCCGGGATTGAGGATTTCTTCAAAATGGTGGAGGAAAACCTATACAAAATCCAATACCGGGTATTGCTTTCCCGCTACCGGGGCCGCACCACGTGCCCGGCCTGCCATGGAACGCGCCTGCGCCAAGAAGCATTGTATGTAAAAATCCAGGGGCGCCATATTGCCGAGCTGATGGCGATGCCGGTAGAAGAGTTGGCAGCCTGGTTTGACCAGCTCACCCTTACTCCATCTGAGCAACAGATTGCCGCACGTCTGCTGCACGAAATCCGTTACCGGCTGAGCACCTTGCTCAAAGTAGGCCTGGGCTACCTCACGCTCGACAGGCCAGCCAACACCCTCAGCGGTGGCGAAAGCCAGCGTATTCAGCTTACCCGCTCGCTGGGCAGCAACCTCACCGACTCGCTTTATATCCTTGACGAGCCTAGCATTGGTCTGCATCCCCGCGATACCCATCAGCTGATTGAAGTGCTGAAAGAACTGCGCGATCTGCACAATACCGTAATAGTAGTGGAGCACGACGAGCAGATGATGCGTGAGGCTGATTACATTATTGATATGGGACCCTTGGCCAGCCATCAGGGCGGAGAGGTAGTGTTTGCCGGGACCTACGATGAAATCCTCAGCGATCCCAAAAGCCTGACTGGAGCTTATCTGAGCGGCCGGATGCGTATCCCGGGAGGTGGTCCCGGTCGGCCTCGCCGCTGGACCCGCTCTATCCGCCTGGAAGGCTGCCGCGAACATAATCTGAAACAAATAGATGTAGAATTTCCCCTGAACGTGCTTTGTGTGGTCAGCGGCGTCAGTGGAAGCGGGAAAAGTACCCTCGTCACCCAGATCCTCTATCCGGCCCTGAAAAAACTGAAAGGAGATCCTGTAGGCAAGCCCGGCTGGCACAAAGCGCTGAAAGGCGATCTGCAGGCCATTACACAGGTAGAACTGGTTGATCAGCAGCCTATCGGTAAATCATCGCGTTCCAACCCGGTAACCTATATCAAGGCTTATGACAGCATCCGCAACCTGTTTGCCGCACAGCCGCTGAGCCGCATCCGCGGCTACCAGGCACGCCATTTCTCTTTCAATGTGGATGGCGGAAGATGTGATCGCTGCAAGGGAGAAGGAGAAATTACTATCGAAATGCAGTTCCTGGCCGATGTGCATCTGACCTGTGAAGTTTGCCACGGCAGGCGGTTCAAGGAAGAAATCCTGGAAGTGCATTATCGCGGAAAAAATATCCACGACGTACTGAATATGAGTGTGGACGAAGCGCTGGAATTTTTTGCCGATGAACCGGAGATTGTCCGTCAGTTGAAACCTTTGCAGCAGGTGGGTCTGGGATATATCAAATTAGGCCAGCCGGCCAGCACGCTAAGCGGTGGTGAAGCCCAGCGTGTGAAACTGGCTTCTTTTCTGGGACATAGCCATGCGCAGGAGCACATCCTGTTTATTTTCGACGAACCCACAACCGGCCTGCATTTTCACGATATTGCCTTTCTGCTGCAATCCTTTGATGCTTTGATTGAACAAGGTCATTCCATCATTGTCATTGAACATAACCTGGATGTGATCCGGCGGGCCGACTGGGTCATTGAGCTGGGACCCGAAGGCGGTCAGCGTGGCGGAGAGCTGATATTTGCGGGTACTCCTGAGGAACTGAAACAAGCAGCGCGAAGCTACACAGCCCGGTTTCTTTGA
- a CDS encoding RNA polymerase sigma factor, whose translation MTNSYRNLSDQALIAAYQRGDDEALNELIQRHKDRLYTAIYLLVRDAHLAEDIFQDTFIKIIDTLRADKYMEKGKFLPWAMRIAHNLCVDHFRRARRSPMMHSTEEHDVFNFIRFPGSNAEEEMMTRQSHHYVREMLDQLPPEQREVIILRHYADLSFKEIAALTNVSINTALGRMRYGLINLRKMMLEKQICL comes from the coding sequence ATGACCAATTCGTATCGGAATTTGTCAGACCAGGCGTTGATCGCTGCCTACCAGAGGGGAGACGATGAAGCCCTGAATGAACTCATCCAGCGGCATAAAGATCGGTTATACACAGCCATTTACCTGCTGGTAAGAGATGCTCATCTGGCGGAAGACATTTTTCAGGACACCTTTATCAAGATCATCGATACGCTTCGTGCCGACAAGTACATGGAAAAGGGTAAGTTTTTGCCCTGGGCTATGCGCATAGCCCACAATCTTTGTGTAGATCATTTTCGGCGGGCCAGGCGCAGTCCCATGATGCACAGTACCGAAGAGCACGATGTATTTAATTTCATCAGATTCCCCGGTAGCAATGCCGAAGAAGAAATGATGACGCGGCAAAGCCATCATTATGTCAGGGAAATGCTCGATCAGCTGCCGCCCGAACAGCGGGAAGTCATTATTCTCCGACATTATGCAGATCTCAGTTTCAAGGAAATAGCCGCATTGACAAACGTAAGCATCAATACTGCCCTGGGTCGCATGCGTTACGGACTTATTAATCTACGTAAGATGATGCTGGAAAAACAAATATGTCTGTAA
- the rlmN gene encoding 23S rRNA (adenine(2503)-C(2))-methyltransferase RlmN: MKQTSVRPNIRHLSLSDLQEYIAGAGQPAYRARQLYGWLWQKHARSFEQMSDLPKTFREKLANDFSFPVLNVELLQQSRDGTVKCLFRLSDGKAVEGVLIPAGDRLTACVSSQAGCSLGCKFCATGYLGLQRNLMFEEIFDQIAFLNEIAMQQAGRRLTNIVFMGMGEPLLNYKQVLLAIDKITSPDGLAFSPRRITLSTAGISKMIYRLADDQVKFNLALSLHAATDEKRSQIMPINQHNSIPDLVEALEYFYKLTRNEISIEYVLLKDFNDSLDDAKALVKLYRKLPFKVVNLIEYNPVSLSSFSRTESHVADQFIAYLQKQHVNVHLRRSRGADIDAACGQLANVVHTDAALSLPHANAR; this comes from the coding sequence GTGAAACAAACTTCCGTCAGGCCCAATATTCGCCATCTTTCCCTTTCTGATTTGCAGGAGTACATTGCCGGAGCCGGGCAGCCCGCTTATCGCGCCAGGCAGCTGTATGGCTGGCTGTGGCAGAAGCATGCGCGTAGCTTCGAGCAGATGAGCGATTTGCCGAAAACTTTCCGCGAAAAGCTGGCAAATGATTTCAGTTTTCCGGTATTGAATGTAGAGCTTTTGCAGCAGAGTCGGGATGGTACGGTCAAATGCCTATTCCGCTTGAGCGATGGCAAGGCTGTGGAAGGGGTTTTGATTCCCGCCGGAGATCGGCTTACAGCCTGTGTTTCATCGCAGGCGGGTTGCAGCCTCGGTTGTAAATTCTGTGCTACAGGCTATCTGGGCTTGCAGCGGAATCTGATGTTTGAAGAAATTTTTGATCAGATAGCTTTTCTCAATGAAATAGCTATGCAGCAAGCCGGGCGCCGGCTCACCAACATTGTATTTATGGGCATGGGCGAGCCGCTGTTAAATTACAAACAGGTGTTGCTGGCCATTGACAAAATAACCAGTCCCGATGGGCTGGCTTTTTCACCCCGCCGCATTACCCTGTCTACAGCTGGTATCAGCAAAATGATTTATCGCCTGGCCGATGATCAGGTGAAATTTAACCTGGCTCTTTCGCTGCATGCAGCCACCGATGAAAAGCGCAGCCAGATCATGCCTATCAACCAGCATAACAGCATTCCGGATCTAGTGGAAGCATTGGAATATTTTTACAAGTTAACCCGGAATGAAATCAGCATTGAATACGTCCTGCTAAAGGATTTTAATGATAGCTTGGATGATGCAAAAGCCCTGGTAAAACTCTATCGCAAACTGCCTTTTAAAGTCGTGAATCTGATTGAATACAATCCTGTTTCCCTTTCTTCCTTTTCTCGAACCGAATCCCATGTGGCCGATCAGTTTATCGCTTATCTGCAGAAGCAACACGTGAACGTGCATCTTAGAAGGAGCCGGGGAGCCGATATTGATGCAGCCTGCGGGCAGCTAGCCAATGTGGTGCATACGGATGCAGCCCTGAGTTTGCCTCATGCCAATGCCCGTTAA
- a CDS encoding pseudouridine synthase yields the protein MARKHSHRSETGRTTGHHQQSGPAGQPDTMPLNKYVAHCGICSRRKAADLIKQGLVQVNGKTILEPGFQVTGNEHITYNKKPIKPVRQKVYVLLNKPKGYLTTTHDPKNRKTVMELVKPAYNGRLFPVGRLDRNTSGLLLLTNDGELAQKLSHPSFEVKKVYEVHIDKPLTEAHFQQMLEGVMLEDGLTKVDALAYLDGTRKVLGLEIHSGKNRIVRRLFAALGYEVEKLDRVMYAGLTKKNLPRGKWRYLSEKEVIWLKHFRGA from the coding sequence ATGGCCCGAAAGCACTCACATAGATCTGAAACGGGTCGTACCACCGGCCATCATCAGCAATCCGGGCCGGCCGGGCAACCAGATACCATGCCATTAAACAAATACGTGGCGCATTGTGGCATCTGTTCCCGGCGCAAAGCTGCAGATCTCATCAAACAGGGGCTGGTGCAGGTAAATGGCAAGACCATCCTGGAGCCCGGCTTTCAGGTAACCGGCAATGAACATATTACCTACAACAAGAAACCAATCAAGCCGGTCCGGCAAAAGGTTTACGTGCTGCTGAACAAACCCAAAGGGTATCTTACCACCACGCATGATCCCAAAAACCGGAAAACTGTAATGGAGCTTGTAAAGCCGGCATACAACGGCCGTTTGTTTCCGGTGGGACGCCTGGATCGCAATACATCCGGATTGTTGCTGTTAACCAATGACGGAGAGCTTGCCCAGAAGCTTTCGCATCCTTCCTTCGAAGTGAAAAAAGTATACGAGGTGCATATCGATAAACCTCTTACGGAAGCCCATTTCCAGCAGATGCTGGAAGGAGTGATGCTGGAAGATGGGCTGACAAAAGTGGATGCCCTGGCTTATCTAGACGGCACAAGAAAAGTGCTTGGGCTGGAAATCCATAGCGGGAAAAATCGCATTGTTCGTCGTTTGTTTGCGGCTTTGGGTTATGAGGTGGAAAAACTGGACCGGGTCATGTATGCCGGACTTACAAAGAAAAATTTGCCACGGGGTAAATGGCGATACCTGAGTGAGAAAGAAGTTATCTGGCTGAAACATTTTCGGGGAGCATGA